CAACCGGTTTCATGACTGAAATCCCCTGTTTTGTAAATGCGAAGAGAGCCGATGCCTTCTAAGAGTTGCACAATAGCCAAGACGAGTGGGTTGAGATTTCAATTCAAACAGGCCATTTAAATACCTGTAAAAAGAAATCTACCTTAGAGATGCTACCTCCTTTTTTAAAAAGGGAAGCAATAGTTGCGATAGTTAAGATACTCACTCGGTGACGATGGCACAAGAACCCGGAGCCTATCGTTTACGCCGTGTATTTGATCCTTGATGCTCACAGTCCCGGCCGAAAAATTGTTACAAAAGTGATACACCTGCAGCTGATGGGTGACTCGATTCCGTGAGCTCTTTCGCCATCCGATTACACACATCCGAAACATCATATGAGTGATCCCCGCTCCCCCCGGGAGAGGGTGCCGGCAGGCGGGTGAGGGTCCGGGCGAAGCGAGCGATTCAGTTCTTGCACAAAATCTTTGTTTTCGCGCGCTGGCCGCACCCTCACCCCAACTCTTTACCGACCTCCTGCAAAGTGCGCAGCACATGGAAGAGATCGATCGACCCATCCATCTGATATTGCGCCCACCCTTTGGCGAGTGCCGCCGATATCGGGGCTGTCTCTTGATCACATCTTTTAGTTTGCAGTTTGTTGCAAATAACCAACAAAACGAGACGGACCCGTCCCCTCTCCCCTCTGGGGAGAGGGTGAGGGGCCGGGCTTGAGGGAAACTCCAATGGCTACGCGCAAGCTTCGCTGCGGATTTCGGCGATCGTGACCGCGTATTTCGGTTGATCGTGACCGGTCAGCGCCAGTCATTGTGCGGTGCACTCGAGTGTAACTGGACCGGTCACGATGAGGTATCGGCGGCTGGCTTGGCGGAGGACTTTCGGCGCATCGATTCGCCCTTCAGCACGATGCGATGAGAGCGGTGTACGAGACGGTCGAGGATGGCATCGGCGAGGGTGGGATCGTTGAGCCAGGCGTGCCAGTGTTCGATCGGTAGCTGGCTGGTGATGAGGGTCGATTTGCCGTTGCCGCGATCGTCGATGACCTCCAGCAGATCATGGCGCGCCGCCTGATCGAGCGGTGTCATGCCCCAATCGTCAAGGATTAGCACGTCGATGCGCGCCAACTGAGCAAGCACGCGACCGAAGCTGCCGTCGGCGTGGGCGATGCGTAGCATCTCGGCGAGGCGTGGCACACGCTGATACAGCACCGGGAAGCCTTGGCGGCAGGCATGTTGTCCAAGCGCACACGCCAGCCACGTTTTACCAACCCCGGTCGGACCGGTCAGCAACACACTTTGCCCCTGCCGGATCCAGTCGCCGCCGGACAAGGTGGCGATCAGGCGTTTGTCGATACCGCGGTCGGCGCTGTACTGCACATCTTCCAGGCAGGCCTGGGCGTGTTTGAGCTTGGCCACACGAAGTAATCGTTCCTGCCGTCGACCGTCACGCCAATGGCGTTCGCGATCGACCAGCATGCCGAGCCGATCTTCGAACGGCAGATCGTGACAGGCCGGCAACAGGCGCTGTTCTTCCAGCGCCTGTGCCATGCCGTCGAGCTTGAGGGCACGCAAGTGTTCAAGGGTGGGATGGATCAACAAGGTGGTCTCCTTTTCAGTGAGTGGTGGGTGGATCGCGGTAATAGGTGGGGCCACGCAGGTTGACGTGGTCGGGTGTGACCCAGTCGGTTTGGGCGATGGCGCTGGGCAAGGGGTGTTGATCGAGCTTGTTGTGCAGGATCGACTGCACGGATTTGCGCGTGCGCGAACCGATCGCCCACGCGCGTGCGCAGGCCGCTTCCAGGCGGTCGTCGCCGTACTGGCGCGCGAGCGCCAGCAGCCCCAGGCAACTGCGATAGCCCATCTCCGGATGCGGGCGCTCGGTCAGCAGGTGCTCGACCAACTGACGGGTTGCCGCGCCGATCGTGTCGGCCCAGTGCAGGAAGCGACCGGGTGACCATTCCCGATGCGCACGATGTGCGGCCGGCATGTGGTCGGCGACGGTGGTGTGGCGTCCGCGCGCCGGGGAGCGGACGTGGCTGGCGATGCGCTGGCCGGCATGCAGGATCTCGACGGTGGTGTCGGTGATGCGCGCCTCGACGGTCTTGCGTACCAGGCTATGCGGCACGCTGTAGTAATGGCCATCGACCTCGATGTGGTAATCGATGTTGACCTTGCACGGCTTGAAGCGCGCCGGCTCATAGGGTTGCGCCGGCAAGGGCATCAGGGCGGGACGGTCGATCGTCTCGAACCACGAACGGCGCGAGCCGTCGAGCTTCTTGAACGGCCGTGCATTCAAGTCCGTCAGCAGGTCGGCGAT
The sequence above is a segment of the Dyella sp. M7H15-1 genome. Coding sequences within it:
- the istB gene encoding IS21-like element helper ATPase IstB, which encodes MLIHPTLEHLRALKLDGMAQALEEQRLLPACHDLPFEDRLGMLVDRERHWRDGRRQERLLRVAKLKHAQACLEDVQYSADRGIDKRLIATLSGGDWIRQGQSVLLTGPTGVGKTWLACALGQHACRQGFPVLYQRVPRLAEMLRIAHADGSFGRVLAQLARIDVLILDDWGMTPLDQAARHDLLEVIDDRGNGKSTLITSQLPIEHWHAWLNDPTLADAILDRLVHRSHRIVLKGESMRRKSSAKPAADTSS